The DNA window GCCACCTCAGCTTCGACGCACTCGGTTGactggagaagatggtctgagTGCTGCCCCACATCGAGCACGCAGgggagctgtgtgacagctgcctggccagaAAGCTAAGGAGGCtgccattcccaaaggcggccaagtatcgcgcatCGGACgacctcgagctcgtccacggcgagctctgtgggccaatcacgccGTCCACGCTCGTCCATGGCAGTCGCTACAAGTGGCTACAACTCCTAACGAACAAGGACGAGGTGGTGGATGCGAtcaagaggttccaggcgcgGGCGGAGGCAGAGTCCGAGAAGAAGCTACGCGTGCTAAGGACAGATCGTGGCAGTGAATTCACTTTGGTGCAGTTTgctgcgtactgcgcggatcagagtgtggtgcgacaccacaccacgccgtactcgtcatagcagaatggcatggtggaacgGTGGAAccaaacggtggtcggcatggctcgatccatgatgaaggccaagagcatgccgaTAGAGTTCTGGGCTGAGGCGAtgaccacggtggtgttcatcctcaaccgcgcgtcCACGAAGTCCCTAAAGGGCATGACGCCATTCGAAGCATGATACGGGCGTAAGCCAGACTTGTTCTTGCACAGGACATTTAGCTGCATCGACCATGTCAAGAAGATGACGCTGTTCCTCACTAAGCTGGAAGACAGGAGCACGCCGATGGTGCTCCTCGGCTACAAGGAGGGCACCAAGGCGTATCGGCACTACGACCCTcgtggaggcaaggtggttgtctcgcatGACTTCATGTTCGATGAGAAGGTGGCCTGGGATTGGGAGGGCCTGGGCACgggggaagctagcggcttcaGCAGCACCTTCGTCGTTGAGCATTTCGTCATCTACAGTGGTGGAGATGCTGGAGAGGAGGTGTCGACCACTCCAGCAGTGGATCCGACCACTCCAAGAGTGGAGTCGTGTGGTCCTGCAGCGatgccgaccactctaggattGGTGCCGAGCGCTCCagcagtggtgccgagcactccagcagcAGTGCCGACCACTCCGGTAGAACTGGGGACTCCTTCATCAACACCGATCAAGTTCATGTCTGCTCCAAGCGACATCAgcgagttcatggatgccttccatgatAGCAAGGAGGTGCGGTTTCGTAGGTTGGACAACAGCGTCAGCAATGCAGGGGCCTTAGGCCTAGAGAATCAGCTGCTCAGCGATCTAAAGTTGCTTCTCATCAGTGTAGAGGATCTACCCAAGTTTGCGCTAGCTGGCTGAACGCGACGCCAATTGGCGACAGGTGATGCTAGAGgtgatgaaggcgatcgaggagaATGAGAGTTGGGAGCTCATTGATCCGCACCTAGGATGCCGTCCGCTCGGACTGAAGTGGGTATACAAGGTGAAGCAGGACGGGCGCGGCACCATCGTCAAGAACAAGGTGCTCCTCGTCGCCCGCGGCTTCGTCCAACACGAAGGCATCGACTTTGCAGAATTCTTTGCATCTGTGGCGCACATGGAGTCCGTTTGACTGCTGCTAGCTCTGGCAGTGGCGAAGGACTGGCATGTTCATCACCTGGACgtcaaatcggccttcctcaacggtgagctgaCAGAGATGGTCTTCGTCAAGTAAGCTCCGGGCTTCACCGTAAAGGCAGCGGAGCACAAGGTGCTCCGACCatgcaaggcgctctatgggatACGACAGGCCCCGCGGGCGAGAaatgccaagcttgatgccacgctgggcACGCTTGGGTTCGCGCGCTGCGCAACAGGACACACGCTCTACAcacggcgacgggggaaggaggaactcgtcgttagcatgtatgtggatgacatgatCATCACCGGTGTGCATGCAGAGGACATCGAcggcttcaagcgtgagatggcggctcatttttgaatgagcgatctcggcacgctctcctactacctcagcattGAGGTGAAACAGGGGAAGGAGGCTCTCACGCTCGATCAGAGCGCATACGCGGCGAAGTTGTTAGAGCGGAGTAGCATGGCTGATTGCAAGCCATGCGCGACTCCGATGGAGAAGCGACTGAAGCTGTCAAAGGCTAGCACCGCGTCGAAGGTGGATGCAATACTCTATCAGAGCATCGTCGGTGggctgcgctacctagtccacacgaggctggacattgcgttcgccatggGCTATGTCAGccacttcatggaggatcccctaGAGGATCATTGGGCCATGGTGAAGTGGCTGTTGTGCTACGTCAAGTGGATGGTGGATCAAGGGATCGTTTTCCCCAAGACCGGTGGCAGAAGTTGGCTGCGGCTCACAATCTTCAGCGATGCAGGCATGGTGGGCGACATCGATGGGTGGAAGAGTGCTTCAggtgtgctcgtcttccttggcTCGGCCCCAATTTTGTGGCTATCGttgaagcagaaggtggtggcgttgtCTACGTGCGAGGCGGAATACATGGCGGTGGCTACAGCGACGTGCCAAGtcgtgtggctgcgccggctgcgctagctgctgggcgagctgaccggcgaggAAGCTCGTTCgtcagcactgatggtggacaactagcctgccctcgccctcgccaagaacctggtcctccacgaccggagcaagcacatcgacatcaagttccactttcTCAGGGACCATGTCGATGGAGGGTAGATCGTCATCGATTTCGTCGAAACTAGTCGGCAACTCGCTGatatcctcaccaagtcacttgGCCGTCTTCGGTTCTCGGAACTGAAGAAGGATTGGCATGGTGGAGGTTCCGACctcgggttagcagcaggattaggaaaAGAATTGTAAAatataatctgctgctccccttcTTTCCGGCGCATGCGCAATAGGGTGGTGGCCTTTGGTCAGCCCTGCTGTCCAATCACTGCTCCTATAGCAGCATGGCAGTAGGCCATGTCATGTAATGGTAGGTATATGTAGTTGGTGTACCTTTGTACTAGGAGTTGGCGGGAGTTGGTGTACTCGCCATACTCCCTTGTACCCGGAGGGTAcagctagagttgtatatatactcATGACATAGCAATAGAAATCTTCAGTTCAGCAAGCCACACTTGAAGCAGAGTTTGGCCAacactggtgcttgtgctgtgtgtgttctCTGAGCTCACCCCCTTCTTCAACCTCTTGCCGACCAGTGCGAGCGTGTACTGGTGAGCTGATTGCTCACCTGTGCAGGGAGTCCTCGGGCTAACACAAGTTGGGATCCAGCGTGGTAAGAACACTAATTCCAAATACATTGTTGCTGTGTGTTTTGTTGAATTAAAATTGCCATATCCTTGTTAATTGTTAATCGGTAGGTTGAACATGAGAAGTTGGTTCATTGCTCAATAGAGGTGGCACCACTGTCTGTTCTTTGGAAAGAAATGTCTCATCTGTCATGGATGCATATGCAACTGTGGGTTGTGGCTGGCCCTTGGCCATGTAGCACGGCATGCATGGATCCTGCCTCCTTAATGGCACATGAAACTTGATTCAGATCTTGACAGAAAAAGGAGAGAGAAAGTTCTCATCAGGCGTCAGGTTTTGGATTACGATCTATAGGCATGCGAGTCTGCAGACAGACAGCAAGCCACATTGAAAATAGACAGCTGTGATTGTGAGATGTTAGATTTTAGTTGAGCACGTTTCGTTCACTTTTCTTGGTAATCTCCCTAAGTTGCTCAGTTGAGACTGTTTTTTCGTCACTTATGGTGGCCTGGGCATCTTTTACATCAATAGGTGATAATTCTGATTGCTGAAATGGATGTTAAGCATTAGTTTTCAATTGTAAATTATCCACTGTTGTGTTGAGCATCTGGATGGGTTTTGCACTTTTTGGTGTAGAGTCAGGAAGTTTTGTTTCAATTCTGCACTATGTGTTATGTAACTATAGAGTCAGCAAGTTTTGTTTCAATTCTGCACTATGAGCTATGTAGCTGTGCACTATGTGTTGCATTTATGCTGCTGTTAGAGTTCTGAAAATATATATGTGTTGCATTTATGCTGCTGTTAGAGTTCTGAAAATATATGTGTTGAATTTATGATGCTGTTACAGCTCTGATGCATTTATCTTCAGTATACCAGTCATCTACTTGTGAGCCTCTTCACTGTAGTTTTTTATAGTATCATATTGCTGCAGGAAGACCGAGATGTGAGCATACTGCAGGAAGACTGAGATGTGAGCATACTGCAGGAAGACATAAAAGACTGGTGCCTATAATCCTTCAGCATTGAGAACATGGGTTATGGAATTGAGAGGGAGATTTGGCTGACAGCAGCAAACAGACAAGGGCTGGCTAGTAGATCAATACAACTACGGAAACATCGATTTCAGTATACAGTAGAAACTGGCTCGCAGATAGATCTATTGTCCTTATTTTCAATTTCAAGTATATTGCTTTGCTATGAAGAATTCAGACAGTGTAATGTACAAGTATGCACTATGCAGTACACTTGATAACTCATGATGTTATGCTATATTTGATTAATGAAAACTATTatactatattattatatataaatatataatataTCTTTTATATCTATGGTTCTAAAAATATTATAGTCATCTCCATCTTATTTATGCTTGCTTTGTTTTCTATCGTATAGCAACACAATGATATACAAAATGGAATTCACGATTGGTCATTGCTACATGCACAATATTAAATAACTTGCAGACAGTTAAAGCGACAGTCCATTGTACGAGCTGTCCGTTTAACTGTCTGTGTTCGGATTCCAAAAACCTTATAGACAACTCTTTGTCtatgggttgtacatgccctacATGATCAATATAGTGATGCTTAttatacatcataaatattagtggCGAGACAGCGTAGGCTTGTAAATAAGTGGTTTTGCTTAGCCTTAGTGGCGAGACGCTTGGTTTTTGGTCTTTGCTTGTGTTTTTGCTGTTCGCGGAGGGTTGGTAGTTCTATTTGCCGATTGTCTGAACCCTGGGTGTTCAGTTCAGTCGGCAAAAATTTTTAGCTAATGTTAACGGCTCATGGATGGTTAAACTTTTGTAATTTTGTTGCTTTTGAGCTGGAAAAAATATGCTGCTGTTCTTCCCTCACTCTCCGTTTTCTAAATAACTTTAATTAAACTGTATCTAAGCATGCTACCCTGAAATATATATGACAACTGAAATATTTCCAATCATACTTTCAAAAATTAGTTATATCTGAGTATGCTGAATTAGAATTACTGCTCTAACAGGAAAACCTGCCCACGCTAGTTTTCCTTCACAACGGTGCAAAGCTTCCGTCTGCATATAATTGCAATGCTGTGGCTGCCTGGCAGCAATAACTTCTCAGATCGAGGATGGTCCCACGCTACCACTAGTCGCATGTGTTAAAAGCAAAACTGGACCGGTGGGGGTAAGAACGCCCCACGGTATTATCTGAGGAAGAGTCTCAGTCAACCGATCGAGAAAACCTATTGGGCATCAGGAGCATATAAAATCGGTGATGGTCTTAAGGGTATAGTGACTTGCCACATGGAGGTCTTAAGTATGGGTCTATATCTAATCTAAATAAAATTTCCCACATTAGTTGAAAAAAGAAAAGATTCTACACTATTAGATTTTATGATGATCCAATGGATCAGATTAAATAAAAAATTTCATACCaaataaaattaataaataataaaattggaataataaattaaagaaaaaaatagaaactTAATTTCCGTATGAATTTGGAAAGAAAAATACCTAAATAAAGAGTCCATGTTACTACCACAAAAATAATTTTTGGAGACAGCCCACATCAACATCTCACTAGGCGAAGAAAAGAAAGATGGCGCGGTGGACGGTTCTAATCAAATGACGTACGTCCGTACTCTTTCGTCTGCTCATCATCCCTTTCTCCATCCTATACTCACTGTCAGTACTGGTGGGCCTCCTCATTTTTCACATTTTTTTTATTGTGTCAGTCTTTATCTGAAGTAGTGGCCGGCCCTTAGTTTTTTTGGGCCCGGGGCGAAAAAAAAATCAGGGGTCCTTCTACGTACATGATAGTCACGCTACTATATGTAAGATGTAAGGGTATGTTTGGTTCACGTCCGCGCACTGGCCACACCTTTTGTGCTACAGTTTTGGCGCACATCTGGTTCACGTCCGTACTTGTCGCGTGACCATGACTCCGTAGTTCAATTTCTACGTCTCATCTTGCTAAAAGTCCGGCGACGAAATCATACGCCGCACTTTTGGCGCCACCCCTGCTCCGGCTCGACGCGTGCAGGTGCAGGCCAAACAGACCCTAAGTATATATGAAATGTTACTGATAAACACTTAATTTTATATGAAAAACAATATTCataaaaaataatttattatatTAAATTACCTTCAAGCGAGCACGAGCTAGCCAGCAAGGAATCAGCAAGCTTCAGTGCTACAGCAGTCAAATTCCATCACCGGCCAGCAAAGGACGCACATATTTAATCTAATTAAATCACCGACATTGTGGTTTTTGGGCATACTGGATGACTGGATCACACTCATACGGAGCAGATGCAGAAGCTTGCGTCTCACATCTCGGGTGATCGCGTCTTTCGTCGCCGCCAGCCCGCCGCACGATTGCATCTCGCGTCGCCGCCACAAGAGGACTCGAGGTTTAAGGAGTCACGATTCGCGTGTCCGTGTGTGCCCGCGGACTTGCTGGCTGGGGATGGCTTCACGTGGATGCCAAATGCAGAACTGCTTAGACCTCGGCCCTTGGATAGGCCAGCTACTCGTCGCTGCTGGGCCAGTGGGCCTTGACAGTTTGACAAGCCATATACATATCCGAATATACGATATACCTATAGTGCATATACTTAGGGTGGGGCCCCTTGGAATTGGAGGGCCCGGGGCGACGGCCCCGTTTGCCCGCCCCTAGGGCCGGTCTGATACAGCCCACACCACACGCACCCACACCCACACCCGCAACATATACTTAATCCTAAGAGTGCACAGGTAAGAGATCGGGCATTCTTGCATGACGAGCATGTCACATCTGACTATTATAAAACATTTATGTGTTGTAAGACGAAGAAACCTAAAATAAATTTGGGAAAAGCCCCGTGAGACACGCAAAGTTCGTTCTATCATAAATCGAACCCACCATAAGCGGACCAACTTAGCTATCACTCGGTCCTCTGCTAGTCTCCTAGACGAAGGAAGCTCTCGAGCGATCCGTTGTCAAAGGCTTTGAATGCCCGCGAGCGTCACGTGGGTCCGTACGTCCGCGTCACGCTCCCCCTGTTTGTTCCATATATAGACTAGCTACATGAAGATCGATGCATGCTTTCCAGTTTAGTTTATAATATATAGTCAGAAGCAGCTTATTTGTTAACACATACACACCTGCTACGTACAGCTATGCTCGGTGTACGGTCCCCTTCATTCACACAAACGCGACCTGTTTGCGCGGCACCTCCGATCCCTTGCGTGCATCTCGCGCCTCCTCTTCGGCCTTGCTATCCAGCATCCAGCACCAGCATGGACGGTGGTTGGGTCAGCCAGCCAGCGACGCGCGTGCTGTGTGAGGGCGACAAGTAGCACATTTTATCACTCATGCCGCGACACACCGACAACCATGGAACTCCATGCACGTACGTGGAGCTGACGTAGACTGAAGTCATCTTTCTTCCCTCCCTCACTCTCAAACCCAAGAtagtttcaaaaatttaaaaatttgaatctcaaaatatatgaatttaaaacaaatatttgagactctaaactacttcaaataaaaaacttatcaACAGCAAACATGTATCTCAGGTTggccactacaactttggtattaactataTGAACATTCGACGTCGTTtagaaattctaaattttgaatttcaaaatctcaCATATTTTGGACTTTAagtgacttcaaataaaaaacttttcatATACAAAGTTGTAGACTGTATTGAGAACTATAAATTTTGTATAGACCTTGTCAACATCTgagattgtttgataattttaaatttcaaatttcaaaatctatgtaCTTACAACAATATTTTGGGACTTTAAACAGTTTCAATTAACaaaatttcaactacaaagttgtagattacgCCGAGAGCTACAATCTTGTCAAGCACTACAACTTTCATGGGAAAGACACAAGAACAAGGAGGTTATCAAAAGGCTTAAGTTGTTGTACACCTCAAAGGCGGAGAGGACCTTCAAGAgaagcctagtttcatcagaaaAAGTAATGAACGGTGAAGTAAAAGCGTGGGCTCAAAATGCAATGGGTAATAAGGAAAAATGGTTAGCAGCATTGGATGATGGTGGTTGGAGGTACGGTGTACACAATACAAATATCTCTGAGGTTCTAAACAAGGTGTTCAAAGGCATAAGAGCAATGCCCGTCTGGGCCATCATAGAGTGCTCTTTCTACAAACTGAACTTGTACTATGTGCATAGATGGCAGAAAGCGGGGATCCATTTGGAGAACAATGACATGTGGAGAAAAATGGAACTTGTACTATGTGTTCTTTCCAACttgctttttttatttttaaaatatccCCAATGTTGGTCTGTCCATCCTGGCGTCCGAACGTACGAGCGTGACCATCATTTTCTATCCCTTTGTCTCCCTTTTCACATGGTTTCCAGATAATATATAGGGCCTACTCGCTACTGCTACTTCTGCAGCTGTTGCTGTTGGTTTTCTTTACCATATGAACAGTACCTACAGGGGTGCTTGTTGCAGCAGCAGCCGCATTGCTGCTGTGggtttttctttgttttctttcGGATTAACAGAGGCAGGCACTTCCCCGTCTCCGTAAAACATGATTAACAGTGACCTATATGTTGAGATGGACAACGCCCCCGCCACTGTAAATACAGAATGCCCTTCTCTAAAAACTGTTTTTCTTGCGGTGTCGGATGCAGGTAATTAATTTCATTTGGACTCTTTGCATCTCACTTATTAGCCATCACATCGTACGGATGCAAGCAACTATCCACCAGCCAGCTCATCTTCTTCacttacgttttcttcttttcttctcgtcAGCCCTATCGCCTGCAGCAGTTGGACGACTCCATGACACAAGGGACACGCCAGCATATGACGTCACGTAGACGAACTCACATACAGTCTCCACTAATCTTGCCAATAGCACAATTTTTTTGCAGCCTACAACAAAATCCCGGCCGGCCTTGGGCCTTGGCCTTTGACCACCGCTTAGCTGCAGATGGGTGGCACTAGATGCTTAGTGCTGCGACCATAGGCCACGATGTATCTGACTGCGCGATGACGGACCAATTTGGTCACTGACTGATATCAACCCATTGTTAACTCATCATAGGCCGAGTCAGCTGAACTTACCCTAAGGAAGTTGTATGGATAACTATTTTCTTAATTAAAAACCCTAACATTTCGCCTCTTATCCACAGTTAACGAGCCCCTCGCCTGGACAGTTTGAGGTCGAGGCAGGTTAGAATAGCGCATGTTTAGGCACAGTACAATGCCTGATTCTAAAAATTGGAACACATGACGCGATTGCCGAATAAATCTCCGGGCCACAATCATCTAGGTGACCACGCCGCAAGTTGTACATTTCATTGCAATGaatgggcatatttgctagtccAGCATAAAGTACAATATGCATTGTGTGATGAAATATAAAATAACATATAGGTGACAGTAACTACCTGTTATGCTATACCAGcttcactagtacagaaacgggctttactcccggttgggaaaccccttcagtcccggtttctcaaccgggagcacgaatccgggactaaagggcccatcctttagtcccggcttctcgcccac is part of the Miscanthus floridulus cultivar M001 chromosome 9, ASM1932011v1, whole genome shotgun sequence genome and encodes:
- the LOC136480898 gene encoding secreted RxLR effector protein 161-like — translated: MSDLGTLSYYLSIEVKQGKEALTLDQSAYAAKLLERSSMADCKPCATPMEKRLKLSKASTASKVDAILYQSIVGGLRYLVHTRLDIAFAMGYVSHFMEDPLEDHWAMVKWLLCYVKWMVDQGIVFPKTGGRSWLRLTIFSDAGMVGDIDGWKSASGVLVFLGSAPILWLSLKQKVVALSTCEAEYMAVATATCQVVWLRRLR